Below is a window of Arthrobacter sp. SLBN-112 DNA.
TGGTCACCAAGGATGCCGCCCAGCGGTCCGGGTTGGGGCCCGCAGTCCCGTCCACTTGTGCCTGGGCCGCAGCCTGTAGCCTGCTGTCCAAGGTGGTGACGATGGTGAGGCCGCCCCGATACAGCCGCCGCTCCCGGTCAGCCTCGCTTTGCCCAAATGCGGGATTTTCCAGGACCAAGTGGGAAATGTAATCGCAGAAGTACGGTGCCATGGCCGCATTGGCGCACCCCTGCTCCTGGGGCGTGATCTTCAATTCGATGGGGGTGGCCACGGCCTCATCATGCTGGGCTTGGGTGATCTTTCCCAGGCGCAGCATTTCGGCCAGGACCTGGTTGCGGCGCACTACGGACTTGTCCGGATTGGTGGCCGGGTTGTAGAAAGTGGGGCTGTTCACGAGCCCTGCCAGCAGGGCCGCCTGCGGCAAGGTGAGGTCCTTTGCGGTGGTGCTGAAGAAATAGCGGGCCGCCGCCTCAATCCCGTAGGCGTTGCTGCTGAAGAACACGATGTTCAGGTAGCCCTCAAGGATCTGGTCCTTGGTGTATTTTTTGTCGAGCGCGATGGCGAGCTTCATCTCCCGCAGCTTGTCGCCGAGGTTCTTCTGCCCGCTCAGGACCACCGCGTCCGGCCTGTCCTGTGAGAGCTCCGCTTCATTGAGGATGTTGGTGACGTATTGCTGGGTGATGGTTGATGCACCCTGCTCGCTGCCTTTGGTCAGGTTCGAAAACAGGGCGCGGAGGATGCCTTGCGGATCCACCCCTGCATGCTCGTAGAACCTGCTGTCCTCGATCGAAATGATGGCGTCCTTGATGAACGGTGACATCTGGTCCAGTGGCACGCGCACACGGTTCTCCGCGTACAGGGTGGCGATCGGCTGTCCATCGGAGGTCAGGACTTTGGTGGCTTGCGACGGCGGCTGCACGGTCAGCTCCGCAGGCAGGTTCTCGAAGAATCCGATGGAAGAACTGACGCCGAGACCCGCGGCTGCCACCGCCGGAATCACCAGGCTGGCGGCAAGTACTCCGCACAAGATGCTGGCTGCAAGGAACCCCAGGAGCCGTCCCACAGCTGCGCCGAAACTCCGCCTGCGCTTCCGCTTCTTCGCCATGCCTCAGCCCTCGTGCTTGAAGGTGTGAACAGAATACGCCGCCGGCAAGGGGCGTGCCAGAGGCGGAAGGGGCAGGATTTGGTCACGTCACGCCTATTGACCAGCGATAGTTAGCGACATATCGTTAACTATCGCTGAATCATCAGCGAAAAATACATTGAAAGGACGATGCCGCTATGAAAGGCATATTCGACGAGAAACACCCCGGCCCGGATTTCGGTCAAGGCCGCTTCGAGCGGGGGAGGGCCCACAGGGGTCCGCACGGGCATCGGGGGCCAGGGTTTGGGCCCGGCTTCGGGCCTGGGTTTGGACCCGGTTTTGGCGCCGGCTTTGGTCCCGGGTTCGGTCCCGGTTTTGGCCGCGGCGGACGGCGGGCAAGCCGCGGGGATGTCCGCGCGGCCATCCTCTCGCTCTTGGCCGAGGCGCCCTCCAACGGTTACGGGCTGATCAAGACCATTGCCGCGAAGACCGGCGGCATGTGGCGCCCCAGCCCCGGATCGATCTACCCCACCCTTCAGCAATTGGTGGACGAAGGCCTGATCGAGGCGCTCAGCGAGGGCCGGGGAACGGAGTTTGCGCTCACTGACGCCGGCAAAGCCTATGTGGCAGAGCACGCGGAGGAAATGGAAAACGCCTGGAGCGCTGAGCCGGACAGTGCGGACCGGGACTTCCACCAAAGCATAGGAAAGCTGCTGGGTGCCATCCATCAATTCCGTACGGGTGCTACTGAGGAACAGCGCGCGGCAGCCGTCGAAAAGATGGACGAACTGCGGCGTGCACTCTACAAGATCCTTGCTGACTAGGTGCTCCGGGCGGTCCGGGCCCGCAGGCGCCGGCTCCGCCCGGGACAAGCTCCAGGACCTGAAGTCAAACGAACGGAAATCCTGCGAACGGAAGTCCCGGTGAAGGGAATCTACGCGAAAGCGTCTTCCTTGGCCTGCACGTCGGCCTTGGCCGGTGCAGCCGAAGCGTGGGCGGTGTGGTGGGTCAGCATGTGGCTGAGGGTGCTGAATCCGGAGCCCATTTCCCCAAATGCGTAGGCGGTTTCCGCGTGCTCGGACAGGTCCACGCCGGCGGTCTCGGCCTCGTGGCTGACACGGAACCCAACCGTCTTGTTGATG
It encodes the following:
- a CDS encoding transglycosylase domain-containing protein, with the translated sequence MAKKRKRRRSFGAAVGRLLGFLAASILCGVLAASLVIPAVAAAGLGVSSSIGFFENLPAELTVQPPSQATKVLTSDGQPIATLYAENRVRVPLDQMSPFIKDAIISIEDSRFYEHAGVDPQGILRALFSNLTKGSEQGASTITQQYVTNILNEAELSQDRPDAVVLSGQKNLGDKLREMKLAIALDKKYTKDQILEGYLNIVFFSSNAYGIEAAARYFFSTTAKDLTLPQAALLAGLVNSPTFYNPATNPDKSVVRRNQVLAEMLRLGKITQAQHDEAVATPIELKITPQEQGCANAAMAPYFCDYISHLVLENPAFGQSEADRERRLYRGGLTIVTTLDSRLQAAAQAQVDGTAGPNPDRWAASLVTIQPGTGKILAMAQNTVFLPQPGKFDTNLNFNVDAKDAQGNDLNGAGGFQPGSTMKPFTFAEWLNEGKALTAVVDASRRVYPLDFPWKDSCGKVLGAYDSAQNNPTLGAADDLQNAEDGFYRPMPVNYGLYNSINTATFASAAQLDFCGIQKMIDSVGLHSGLDSTSVNMHQLGNLLGGTGVAPLTLANAFATFATEGRYCTPIALVEITDAAGAKLPAQAPDCHDAVKPDVARGVNSVLQDVLKRGSGVWINPKVQDKFPTAAKTGTSNNNGSTWVVGYTTGLVTASFFGDALGGQKRSGQNVTINGTFYPSLDGYMIAGPQWANYMLKVAALYPAAPFAPPPASMIGPNPTPKP
- a CDS encoding PadR family transcriptional regulator, giving the protein MKGIFDEKHPGPDFGQGRFERGRAHRGPHGHRGPGFGPGFGPGFGPGFGAGFGPGFGPGFGRGGRRASRGDVRAAILSLLAEAPSNGYGLIKTIAAKTGGMWRPSPGSIYPTLQQLVDEGLIEALSEGRGTEFALTDAGKAYVAEHAEEMENAWSAEPDSADRDFHQSIGKLLGAIHQFRTGATEEQRAAAVEKMDELRRALYKILAD